A single window of Stigmatopora nigra isolate UIUO_SnigA chromosome 22, RoL_Snig_1.1, whole genome shotgun sequence DNA harbors:
- the LOC144215552 gene encoding nipped-B-like protein A isoform X5, with amino-acid sequence MNGDMPHVPITTLAGIASLTDLLNQLPLPSPLPATTTKSLLYNGRIAEEVNCLLGCRDENLASQLAHGLNQVSTEHIELKDNLGSDEPEGDAPLLLQTMLARNPGIFREKNVMQQPMVQQYKITQNSMHSPAPSANFQPAAISPNPSSRFVAPQTGSSSRYMGQQNSPVPSPYTPQSPAPGYLQQYPHQQPPSYNQHQQIQQVSVASPMVPGSIRNIHEGKVSGQMANTANHHPDRYGTDDYLNIVHRSGSEDGDAALRNSSFPLRSPQSSCSPAAGEGATKRSRPPLILQSPPPYVLSPREGGPDHKQQLQQRKKIPTVKEEKDMYDIVSSPNKDSTKLTLKLSRVKSNESDPPGDGVPGLDHNSDNMEAEMNFQQVPVLQQNLIARHNQGSQQAGGAVGFQGPSSPYDEVELDALAEIERIEREAASEKCSKEVQDKDKPLKKRKQDSFPLEPGAGGPGGPTGAPGSGPTGGGNAGKLTPQEATAAGNGASRPPLMVSIDLQQAGKVDGQLDPCLAAPVPALEAQRWPEEPSSGLAAVEGSDTASRLKPDGRPDVIKNRVDKHDGRRDCRELSKHRHDDKSSDRRAEKPKSSGRGEQGRDRESDKDRRHRCETVDVRMRCDRDRSVFRASSVGEPGRSSHRQDSLKPAAVPSGPKLPQSFPAHLLGGQSGALKNFQIPKIKRDGGVPMESHIWGQPKVKLERLGLVQDFEKRPKPVVLVKKLSVDQIQRIIRHSKTGKNRFSPGKYGKTGMDPAILKELPPELLAEIESTMPLCERVKMNKRKRSTINEKPKYAEVSSDDDANEESVRKRQRREKDRAWDFEERERRASGEHRRSGSKEGRRGSGSRYRDSSEDDSPPPSMSDVARKLKMKEKQKKRKAYEPKLTQEELMDSSTFKRFLTSIDNILDNLEDVDFTTMADDDEIPQELLLGKHQLNELGSESAKIKAMGITGRIPSDKLVKLLNILEKNIMDASKLSTMINHDHDAEDEERLWRDLIMERVTKSADACLTALNIMTSAHMPKAVYIEDVIERVLQYTKFHLQNTLYPQYDPVYKVDPHGGGLLSSKAKRAKCSTHKQRVIIMLYNKVCDVVSNISELLEIQLLTDTTILQVSSMGITPFFVENVSELQLCAIKLVTAVFSRYEKHRQLILEEIFTSLARLPTSKRSLRNFRLNSSDQDGEPMYIQMVTALVLQLIQCVVHLPNDGDSIEDHDKVDQDVLITNSYETAMRTAQNFLSVFLKKCGSKQGEEDYRPLFENFVQDLLSTVNKPEWPAAELLLSLLGRLLVHQFSNKQTEMALRVASLDYLGTVAARLRKDAVTSRMDQRSIDRILQQSQGGDETQQLQKALLDYLEQNADTDASLSFARKFYIAQWFRDATTEAEKSMRNQNPKDDYSSEGPQHAKEMETTGEIMQRAENRKMFLRNIIMTTPAHFATLKMNSDTVDYEDSCLIVRYLASMRPFAQSFDIYLTQILRVLGESAIAVRTKAMKCLSEVVAVDPSILARSDMQRGVHGRLMDNSTSVREAAVELLGKFVLSRPQLTEQYYDMLIERILDTGISVRKRVIKILRDICLEQPTFSKITEMCVRMIRRVNDEEGIKKLVNETFQKLWFTPTPAHDKETMTRKILNITDVVAACRDTGYDWFEQLLSNLLKSEEDAAYKPAKKACVQLVDNLVEHILKYEESLAESKGVNSTRLVACITTLYLFSKIRAQLMVKHAMTMQPYLTTKCNTDNDFMVICNVAKMLELVVPLMEHPSETFLATIEEDLMKLIIKYGMTVVQHCVSCLGAVVNKVTHNYKFVWACFDKFYRALNKLKAQHQEDPNSMTLIGNKPFLLRSLFTVGALGRHFDFDLEEFKGSTKVIIKEKVLELLLYFTKHEDEKVKTKAIIGLGFLVIMHPSQMFMPEVKSLYNGILADSASSINLKIQILKNLQTYLQEEDTRMQEADREWKKLSKQEDLKEMGDISSGMSSSIMQLYLKQVLEAFFHTQSSVRHFALNVIALTLNQGLIHPVQCVPYLIAMGTDPEPSMRNKSDQQLVEIDKKYTGFIHMKAVAGMKMSFNLQQSIEMSRRTIIRGFRQDETHSALCSHLFSMIRTNRQHRRAFLISLLNLFDDSARTEVNMLLFIADNLACFPYQSQEEPLFIMHHIDICLSVSGSNLLQNFTELLLKEPRRKEKKEKKEKKVKEWKSRSDGEDEYEKINSDSPGSVEGRNSEDDDVVRQPKKPRKPIDDSESSEESDLDDLCLDDTDRVMKRLPDNPASLLDFANSVQGILLLLVLKQHLKNQYGFSDGKIQKYSPTESAKVYDKAVNRKINVYFHPRQTLDFISNNMARATLTEDVKRRIVKQYLDFKVLMEHLDPDEEDEEGEASASANIRNKAINALLGSSGPLMGPLMGPSPRNQAGPETDDDYSDGDERTPGSSRKSRRTGDPSDPGRRNETVEVMDVIALCCPKYKDRPQIARVVHKTPSGYAIHWMAGSYSGPWAEAKRRDGRKLVPWVDTIKESDVIFKKIALTSNHKLSNKVVQTLRSLYAAREGGAS; translated from the exons ACAAAATCACCCAAAATTCCATGCACAGTCCAGCCCCATCGGCAAATTTTCAGCCGGCAGCAATTTCTCCAAATCCATCAAG tcgATTTGTGGCACCCCAGACAGGCTCTAGTAGTCGATACATGGGCCAGCAAAACAGTCCGGTTCCTAGTCCCTACACACCACAAAGCCCCGCCCCTGGTTACCTCCAGCAGTACCCCCACCAACAACCACCCAGCTACAACCAACATCAACAGATCCAACAAG TGTCCGTGGCCAGTCCAATGGTTCCGGGAAGTATACGAAACATTCACGAAGGCAAGGTATCGGGGCAGATGGCCAACACCGCCAACCACCACCCAGATAGATATGGCACAGATGACTACTTGAACATCGTGCACCGGTCGGGCAGTGAG GATGGTGATGCCGCCCTGAGAAATTCATCATTCCCTTTACGGTCGCCGCAGTCCAGCTGCTCTCCAGCAGCAGGTGAAGGAGCAACGAAAC GTTCTCGCCCCCCGCTGATTCTGCAGTCACCACCTCCATATGTGCTGTCGCCGAGGGAAGGGGGGCCAGACCATAAACAGCAACTGCAGCAACGCAAGAAAATTCCCACCGTGAAAGAGGAGAAAGACATGTATGACATTGTCAGCTCCCCAAACAAGGATTCCACCAAACTCACACTTAAGTTGTCCCGGGTTAAGTCAAATGAGTCTGACCCACCAG GTGATGGTGTTCCAGGCCTGGACCACAACTCAGACAATATGGAGGCTGAAATGAACTTTCAGCAAGTGCCTGTTCTCCAGCAGAACCTGATAGCCCGCCACAATCAAGGATCCCAGCAGGCAGGAGGTGCTGTGGGTTTCCAGGGTCCTAGTTCTCCTTATGACGAGGTGGAGCTCGACGCGCTAGCTGAAATCGAACGGATAGAGCGAGAGGCGGCGAGTGAGAAGTGTTCTAAGGAAGTCCAGGATAAAG ACAAGCCACTGAAGAAGAGAAAACAAGACTCTTTTCCTTTGGAGCCCGGCGCTGGAGGTCCCGGTGGTCCTACCGGTGCGCCAGGAAGTGGACCCACGGGTGGGGGCAATGCTGGCAAACTGACCCCGCAAGAGGCCACAGCAGCTGGGAACGGTGCCAGTCGTCCTCCCCTCATGGTGAGCATTGACCTCCAACAGGCAGGAAAAGTTGACGGCCAGCTCGACCCCTGTCTGGCTGCCCCGGTCCCTGCCTTAGAAGCTCAACGCTGGCCCGAAGAACCATCTAGCGGGCTCGCCGCTGTAGAAGGTTCTGACACCGCCTCGCGTTTGAAACCGGACGGACGACCGGATGTCATCAAGAACAGGGTTGATAAACATGACGGCAGAAGAGACTGTCGGGAGTTGTCCAAACACCGACATGATGACAAGTCTTCAGATAGGCGGGCAGAGAAGCCAAAGTCGTCGGGCCGAGGGGAACAAGGACGGGACAGGGAGTCTGACAAAGATAGGAGGCATCGCTGCGAAACCGTCGATGTTCGCATGAGATGTGATCGAGATAGGTCCGTCTTCCGGGCATCCTCTGTCGGAGAGCCTGGTCGTAGCAGCCATAGGCAAGACAGTTTGAAACCTGCTGCCGTTCCCTCCGGTCCTAAACTTCCACAATCTTTCCCCGCTCACCTCCTGGGAGGACAAAGTGGCGCACTGAAGAACTTCCAGATCCCTAAG ATCAAACGTGATGGTGGCGTTCCAATGGAGAGTCACATTTGGGGGCAGCCCAAGGTGAAACTAGAGCGACTTGGTCTGGTGCAGGACTTTGAGAAGAGGCCCAAGCCTGTAGTACTTGTGAAAAAACTCTCTGTGGACCAGATCCAAAGAATCATTCGTCACAGCAAGACAGGAAAGAACCGGTTCTCCCCAGGAAAATATGGCAAAA ctgGCATGGACCCGGCCATCTTAAAGGAACTGCCCCCAGAGCTGCTTGCAGAGATCGAGTCAACTATGCCACTCTGTGAACGAGTCAAAATGAACAAGCGAAAACGAAGTACGATCAACGAGAAGCCCAAATACGCCGAGGTCAGCTCGGACGACGATGCAAACGAAGAAT CTGTACGAAAGCGTCAGCGTCGAGAAAAAGACCGGGCGTGGGACTTTGAAGAAAGAGAGCGACGCGCCTCAGGGGAACATCGGAGAAGTGGGTCCAAAGAAGGCCGCAGAGGCTCGGGGAGCCGTTACCGAGACTCCTCCGAAGATGACTCGCCGCCTCCCAGCATGAGCGATG TTGCCAGGAAATTAAAGATGAAGGAGAAACAGAAGAAGCGGAAAGCATATGAACCGAAGCTTACTCAAGAGGAGCTCATGGACTCGTCCACGTTCAAGAGATTCTTAACGAGCATTGACAACATTTTAGACAACCTTGAAGATGTGGATTTCACCACTATGG cagatgacgACGAGATACCTCAGGAATTGCTACTTGGGAAACACCAATTAAACGAGCTGGGCAGCGAATCCGCCAAAATCAAAGCCATGGGCATCACCGGCAGG ATACCATCGGACAAGCTAGTGAAGCTGCTCAATATTCTAGAGAAGAATATCATGGATGCATCTAAGCTCTCCACAATGATCAACCAC GATCACGATGCTGAGGATGAAGAGAGGCTGTGGAGGGACCTCATCATGGAGCGAGTGACCAAGTCGGCCGACGCCTGCCTTACGGCCTTAAACATCATGACATCGGCCCACATGCCAAAAGCTGTCTACATTGAGGATGTCATCGAGCGGGTGCTACAATATACCAAATTCCATCTGCAGAACACGCTCTACCCGCAATACGACCCTGTCTACAAAGTGGACCCACACGGAG GTGGCTTACTAAGCTCCAAGGCGAAGCGTGCCAAATGCTCTACACACAAGCAACGTGTCATCATCATGCTATACAACAAAGTGTGTGACGTTGTCAGCAACATCTCTGAGCTCCTTGAGATCCAACTGCTTACTGACACCACTATCctccag GTATCATCAATGGGAATCACGccattttttgtggaaaatgtcAGCGAGCTGCAGCTGTGTGCTATTAAACTGGTTACAGCA GTATTCTCGCGTTACGAGAAGCACCGACAGCTTATTCTGGAGGAGATATTTACGTCACTGGCCAGGCTGCCCACAAGCAAACGCTCCCTCAGGAATTTCCG GTTGAACAGCTCGGACCAGGATGGAGAGCCTATGTACATCCAAATGGTGACTGCCTTGGTGTTGCAACTCATCCAGTGTGTGGTGCATTTACCCAATGATGGGGACTCAATAGAGGACCACGACAAG GTGGACCAAGATGTGCTGATTACCAACTCATATGAGACGGCAATGAGAACGGCGCAGAACTTTCTCTCAGTATTCTTAAAGAA ATGTGGCAGTAAGCAAGGAGAGGAAGATTACCGGCCTTTGTTTGAGAACTTTGTCCAGGACCTGCTCTCGACGGTTAACAAACCAGAGTGGCCCGCTGCAGAGTTGCTACTCAGTCTGCTTGGCAGACTCTTG GTGCACCAGTTTAGCAACAAGCAGACAGAGATGGCTCTACGAGTGGCTTCTTTAGATTACCTTGGCACTGTGGCCGCCCGTCTAAGAAAGGATGCTGTTACCAGCAGGATGGACCAGCGGTCAATTGATCGCATTTTACAGCAG TCTCAGGGTGGTGATGAAACACAGCAGCTGCAAAAGGCTTTGCTGGACTATTTGGAACAGAATGCTGATACAGATGCCTCATTATCA TTTGCCAGAAAGTTCTACATTGCCCAGTGGTTTCGGGATGCTACGACAGAGGCAGAGAAGTCCATGCGAAATCAGAACCCAAAGGACGACTACTCTTCGGAGGGGCCGCAGCACGCCAAGGAGATGGAGACCACGGGTGAGATCATGCAGCGAGCTGAAAATCGCAAGATGTTCTTGCGCAACATCATCATGACTACACCAGCTCATTTTGCCACATTAAA GATGAACTCTGACACTGTGGACTATGAGGACTCCTGTCTGATTGTGCGCTATTTGGCCTCCATGAGGCCGTTTGCACAGAGctttgatatttatttaacacag aTATTACGAGTCCTTGGAGAAAGTGCCATAGCAGTGAGAACTAAAGCCATGAAGTGTTTGTCCGAGGTTGTGGCCGTGGACCCCAGTATCCTAGCAAGG TCGGACATGCAGCGCGGAGTCCACGGCCGCTTGATGGACAACTCGACGAGTGTGAGAGAGGCAGCTGTGGAGTTGCTGGGCAAGTTTGTCCTTAGCAGACCGCAGCTCACTGAACAGTACTACGACATGCTCATAGAGAGGATACTG GACACTGGTATCAGTGTAAGGAAACGAGTGATCAAGATCCTGCGAGACATTTGTTTGGAGCAGCCTACCTTCAGTAAAATCACTGAGATGTGTGTCAGAATGATTCGCAGGGTCAATGATGAGGAAGGAATCAAG AAATTGGTGAATGAAACATTTCAAAAGTTATGGTTCACGCCAACGCCGGCCCACGACAAGGAGACCATGACCAGAAAGATCCTCAACATTACAGACGTGGTCGCGGCATGTCGAGACACTGGCTATGACTGGTTTGAACAACTTCTTTCCAAT CTTCTCAAATCTGAGGAGGACGCAGCATACAAACCTGCCAAGAAGGCCTGCGTTCAGCTGGTGGACAATCTGGTGGagcatattttgaaatatgaagAGTCTCTGGCAG AGAGCAAAGGTGTAAACTCCACCCGTTTAGTGGCTTGCATCACTACCTTGTACCTGTTCAGCAAAATAAGGGCACAGCTCATGGTAAAACACGCCATGACCATGCAACCTTACCTAACCACCAAGTGTAAT aCTGACAATGACTTTATGGTCATTTGCAATGTGGCAAAAATGTTAGAGCTGGTGGTGCCTCTAATGGAGCACCCCAGTGAGACATTTCTTGCCACCATTGAGGAAGACCTTATGAAGCTGATCATCAAATACGGCATGACG GTGGTCCAACACTGTGTCAGCTGTCTCGGGGCTGTTGTCAACAAAGTGACTCACAACTACAAGTTTGTCTGGGCATGCTTCGATAAATTCTATC GAGCACTTAACAAGCTAAAGGCCCAGCATCAAGAAGATCCTAACAGCATGACGTTGATAGGAAACAAGCCTTTCCTATTGCGGTCGCTGTTCACCGTGGGTGCCCTTGGTCGACACTTTGATTTTGACCTAGAAGAATTCAAGGGCTCCACCAAG GTCATTATCAAGGAAAAGGTTTTGGAGCTTCTTCTGTATTTCACCAAGCATGAAGACGAAAAAGTCAAGACGAAAGCTATTATCGGTTTAG GCTTTCTCGTCATCATGCATCCCAGCCAAATGTTTATGCCTGAAGTGAAGTCCTTGTACAATGGCATATTGGCTGACAGTGCCTCGTCCATCAACCTCAAAATCCAGATCCTCAAAAACCTCCAGACCTACCTGCAAGAAGAAGACACCAGAATGCAAGAAGCAGACCGGGAAT GGAAAAAGCTTTCCAAGCAGGAGGATCTGAAGGAAATGGGGGACATCTCTTCGGGGATGAGCAGCTCCATTATGCAGCTTTACCTGAAGCAGGTGTTGGAGGCCTTCTTCCACACACAGTCCAGTGTGCGGCACTTTGCGCTCAATGTCATTGCGCTCACTCTGAACCAGGGCCTCATTCATCCGGTGCAG TGCGTGCCTTATCTGATTGCCATGGGAACCGACCCAGAGCCCAGCATGAGGAACAAATCTGATCAGCAACTGGTGGAGatagacaaaaaatacacaGGATTCATCCAT ATGAAAGCAGTGGCTGGGATGAAGATGTCATTCAACCTGCAGCAGTCCATCGAGATGTCTCGGAGGACCATCATACGAGGTTTCAGACAAGACGAAACCCACTCGGCTCTGTGCTCGCATCTCTTCTCCATGATCCGCACCAACCGGCAACACCGGAGAGCATTTCTCATCTCGCTACTGAATCTCTTTGACGACAGCGCT AGAACCGAGGTGAACATGTTGCTGTTCATAGCGGACAACCTGGCCTGCTTCCCATACCAGAGCCAGGAAGAACCTCTCTTCATCATGCACCATATAGACATCTGCCTGTCAGTTTCTGGAAGCAACCTTCTTCAGAATTTTACTGAG CTTCTATTGAAAGAGCCAAGGcggaaggagaagaaggagaagaaggagaaaaaggtGAAGGAGTGGAAGAGTAGATCAGACGGGGAAGATGAGTACGAAAAAATTAACAGCGATTCCCCCGGGAGCGTCGAGGGACGCAATAGCGAAGACGACGACGTGGTACGGCAGCCCAAAAAGCCCAGAAAACCGATAGACGACTCCGAGAGCTCAGAAGAATCCGATCTGGACGATTTATGTCTGGATGATACAGACAGGGTTATGAAGCGTCTCCCAGACAATCCCGCTAGCCTCTTGGACTTTGCCAACTCTGTTCAAGGCATATTGTTGCTGCTGGTGCTCAAACAGCATCTGAAGAACCAGTATGGGTTCTCAGACGG GAAAATCCAAAAGTACTCCCCAACGGAGTCGGCCAAGGTATACGACAAGGCGGTGAACCGAAAAATCAACGTTTACTTCCACCCGCGGCAAACCCTCGACTTTATCTCCAACAACATGGCACGCGCCACGCTAACAGAAGATGTCAAGAGGCGTATCGTCAAACAGTATCTTGAT TTCAAGGTACTAATGGAACATCTGGACCCGGACGAAGAGGACGAGGAGGGAGAAGCGTCGGCAAGCGCCAACATCCGAAACAAAGCCATAAATGCCCTGCTGGGAAGCTCGGGGCCATTGATGGGGCCATTGATGGGACCCAGTCCACGCAACCAGGCGGGACCAGAGACAGACGACGACTACAGCGACGGCGACGAGCGCACACCAGGG TCCTCTCGGAAGTCGAGGCGAACGGGCGACCCGTCGGATCCCGGCCGGAGGAACGAGACGGTGGAAGTAATGGACGTGATCGCCCTGTGCTGCCCCAAGTACAAGGACCGGCCGCAGATCGCCCGCGTGGTCCACAAAACCCCCAGCGGCTACGCCATCCACTGGATGGCGGGCTCCTATTCGGGGCCCTGGGCCGAGGCCAAAAGGCGCGACGGCCGCAAACTGGTGCCTTGGGTGGACACGATCAAGGAGTCAGACGTCATTTTCAAGAAGATTGCCTTGACCAGCAACCACAAACTAAGTAACAAAGTAGTGCAGACTTTACGCTCGCTATATGCAGCGCGGGAAGGAGGAGCAAGCTAG